The following proteins are encoded in a genomic region of Gossypium hirsutum isolate 1008001.06 chromosome D05, Gossypium_hirsutum_v2.1, whole genome shotgun sequence:
- the LOC107907386 gene encoding chromatin structure-remodeling complex protein BSH: MKSPASASWKAPLKFRMPTAENLIPIRLDIEVDGQRYKDAFTWNPYDPDSEVVMFAKRTVKDLKLAPGFLPQIVQSIQSQLATFRSYEGQDMYVGDKIIPIKLDLQVNHTVIRDQFLWDLNNFDSDPEEFARTLCKDLGIEDPEVGPAVAFAIREQLYEIAIQNVTSARENRISKKGRRAAEHFTPSKASGAALDLMKLFSFRSSVVRKRKEWDYYKPVLDLLSNEEVDALEAKEERSGR, translated from the exons ATGAAATCGCCGGCGTCAGCTTCATGGAAAGCCCCTCTAAAGTTCAGGAT GCCAACAGCTGAAAATTTAATACCCATTAGGCTTGACATAGAAGTCGATGGACAGCGCTATAAAGATGCTTTCACTTGGAACCCTTATG ATCCGGATTCAGAGGTGGTGATGTTTGCAAAAAGGACTGTAAAAGACTTGAAGCTTGCCCCTGGTTTCCTTCCGCAAATTGTTCAATCCATTCAG TCACAGCTTGCCACCTTTCGATCATATGAAGGTCAAGACATGTATGTTGGTGACAAGATCATTCCAATTAAG CTTGATCTTCAAGTCAATCATACAGTTATCAGGGATCAGTTTTTATGG GACTTGAACAACTTTGATAGTGATCCTGAAGAATTTGCTAGAACTCTGTGCAAAGATTTAGGTATTGAAGACCCTGAAGTTGGG CCTGCAGTTGCCTTTGCAATCAGGGAGCAACTTTATGAG ATTGCAATTCAAAATGTAACTTCAGCAAGGGAGAACAGAATAAGCAAAAAGGGTCGTCGGGCTGCTGAACATTTCACTCCCAG TAAAGCTAGTGGTGCTGCACTGGACTTGATGAAGTTATTCAGTTTCAGGTCAAGTGTTGTCCG GAAAAGAAAGGAGTGGGATTATTATAAACCCGTTCTTGACCTTTTATCTAATGAGGAAGTAGACGCTCTCGAAGCCAAAGAAGAAAGGAGTGGCCGGTAA
- the LOC107902857 gene encoding non-specific lipid transfer protein GPI-anchored 6: protein MGVCVYALEQLQFRSIHLFLFFPAEIIIALIMESKHGSWRLSLMLLLVMLGLAKADINQDKTECSNELVGLAPCLPYVGGDAKTPTIDCCSGLKQVLDKSRKCLCVLLKDRDDPSLGLNINATLAATLPTTCRAPVNMTDCISLLHLTPDSQEAKLFQGYQKLTHTGNSNSTTTAAAAAAADKSDGGKEKRWLGVEIAFGVSLWIFTINRNLGV from the exons atgggGGTGTGTGTCTATGCCCTGGAACAGTTACAGTTTCGATCCATccatctttttctcttcttcccaGCAGAAATAATAATAGCACTAATCATGGAGTCCAAACATGGGAGTTGGAGACTCTCATTAATGTTGCTTCTGGTTATGCTTGGGTTGGCAAAAGCTGATATCAATCAAGACAAAACAGAATGTAGTAATGAGCTAGTAGGGCTGGCTCCATGTCTCCCTTATGTTGGTGGAGACGCAAAAACCCCTACCATAGATTGTTGCAGTGGGCTGAAACAGGTGCTGGATAAGAGCCGGAAATGCCTGTGTGTACTGCTTAAAGATAGAGATGACCCCAGCCTTGGCCTCAACATCAACGCTACTCTCGCGGCAACACTTCCTACCACTTGTCGTGCCCCTGTCAACATGACCGACTGCATCT CTCTTCTGCACTTGACTCCCGATTCCCAGGAAGCTAAGTTATTTCAAGGATATCAGAAGCTGACACACACTG GCAACTCCAACTCCACTACcactgctgctgctgctgctgctgcagaCAAGAGTGATGGAGGAAAGGAAAAGAGGTGGCTGGGAGTAGAGATAGCGTTCGGAGTTTCACTATGGATTTTCACCATAAACCGGAACCTTGGTGTGTGA